TTTTTGACTTTGAGTGCCTTCGTGGACAGTTCAACGTCTTTGGCTTTTGCCATGAAACCGTCAAGGCCCCCGCGGTGATCCACAGTGCGCAGAGCAGCAGCGGAGATGCGGAATTTGAAGCCGCGTCCCAAGGACTCGGACATCAGTGTGACGTCGTTCAGGTTCGGCAGAAAGCGACGACGGGTCCGGTTTTTGGCATGGCTGACATTGTTGCCGACCATGGGGCCCTTGCCAGTGAGTTCACAGACGCGCGACATGTGCGTTTCCTTCCGGGTCTTAA
Above is a window of Litoreibacter janthinus DNA encoding:
- the rpmB gene encoding 50S ribosomal protein L28, which encodes MSRVCELTGKGPMVGNNVSHAKNRTRRRFLPNLNDVTLMSESLGRGFKFRISAAALRTVDHRGGLDGFMAKAKDVELSTKALKVKKDIAKAQAEA